The following are from one region of the Fusobacterium varium genome:
- a CDS encoding diol dehydratase reactivase subunit alpha encodes MKLIVGIDIGNATTESTLAEVNGKEINILSSGIVKTTGIKGTKENVKGVFASLQKAFNAAGRDMKDLSLVRINEAAPVIGDVAMETITETIITESTMIGHNPTTPGGAGIGVGISVLLDNIDEKLSGKEVIALIPKHIDFQDAARKINDMTAKGVDIRGAVVQKDDAVLINNRLNKKIPIVDEVLHFEKIPVNMLTALEVAEKGKVISMLSNPYGIATLFKLTSEETKMIVPISRALIGNRSAVVIKTPKGDVKSRVIPAGKIHIAGMAKNREIEVDKGAEVIMEALETCFPVVDIWGETGTNAGGMLEKVRIVMAQLTEQDPKNIKIQDLLAVNTFVPKKVKGGIAEEFSMENAIGLAAMVKADRLQMQMIASDLQEKMQKKVVVGGVEAEMAILGALTTPGTNKPLAIIDMGAGSTDASVITRDGKILSCHLAGAGNMVTMLIDKELGIDNFDLAEDIKKYPLAKVESLFNIRHEDGSVQFFEEPLDPRVFARVVILKEGQMIPLDIDETIEKIKSVRRDAKEKVFVVNAVRALKKVTPSGNIRDIDHVVLVGGSALDFEIPQMVTEKLSYYGVVAGRGNIRGVEGPRNAVATGLALSYEEE; translated from the coding sequence ATGAAGCTTATTGTAGGAATAGATATAGGAAATGCAACAACTGAAAGTACTCTTGCTGAAGTAAATGGTAAAGAGATAAATATCTTGAGTAGTGGAATAGTAAAAACTACAGGGATTAAAGGAACAAAAGAGAATGTAAAAGGTGTATTTGCTTCTTTACAAAAAGCCTTTAATGCTGCAGGAAGAGATATGAAAGATCTGTCTTTAGTAAGAATAAATGAAGCAGCTCCTGTTATAGGTGACGTTGCTATGGAAACTATAACAGAAACTATAATAACTGAATCTACAATGATAGGTCATAATCCTACTACTCCAGGGGGAGCAGGAATAGGAGTAGGGATATCTGTTCTGTTAGACAATATAGATGAGAAACTATCAGGAAAAGAGGTAATCGCTCTTATACCAAAACATATAGATTTTCAGGATGCAGCTAGAAAAATTAATGATATGACAGCTAAAGGGGTAGATATAAGAGGAGCAGTAGTTCAAAAAGATGATGCAGTTCTAATAAATAATAGGCTGAATAAGAAGATACCAATAGTTGATGAAGTATTGCACTTTGAAAAAATCCCAGTAAATATGTTGACAGCATTAGAGGTAGCCGAAAAGGGAAAGGTTATCTCTATGCTATCAAACCCATATGGAATAGCTACTTTATTCAAGCTAACTTCTGAAGAGACAAAAATGATAGTACCTATTTCTAGGGCATTAATTGGAAATAGATCAGCAGTAGTAATAAAAACTCCTAAGGGAGATGTAAAATCAAGAGTAATACCAGCTGGTAAAATTCATATAGCAGGTATGGCAAAGAATAGAGAAATTGAAGTAGATAAAGGTGCTGAAGTGATTATGGAAGCTTTAGAAACTTGTTTCCCAGTAGTAGATATTTGGGGAGAAACAGGAACTAATGCTGGAGGAATGCTTGAAAAAGTAAGAATTGTAATGGCACAACTTACAGAACAAGATCCTAAAAACATAAAAATTCAAGATCTACTTGCAGTAAATACTTTTGTACCTAAAAAAGTAAAAGGTGGTATAGCTGAAGAATTTTCTATGGAAAATGCTATAGGATTAGCTGCTATGGTAAAAGCTGATAGATTGCAAATGCAGATGATAGCTTCTGATCTTCAAGAAAAGATGCAAAAGAAAGTTGTTGTAGGAGGAGTAGAAGCAGAGATGGCTATTCTTGGTGCTTTAACAACTCCAGGAACAAATAAACCTTTGGCAATTATAGATATGGGAGCAGGATCAACAGATGCTTCAGTTATAACTAGAGATGGAAAAATTCTTTCTTGTCACTTAGCAGGTGCAGGAAACATGGTAACAATGTTGATAGATAAAGAGCTTGGAATAGACAATTTCGATTTAGCAGAAGATATTAAAAAATATCCTCTAGCAAAAGTAGAAAGCCTTTTCAATATAAGACACGAAGATGGAAGTGTTCAATTCTTTGAAGAACCACTTGATCCAAGAGTTTTTGCAAGAGTAGTAATCTTAAAAGAGGGACAAATGATTCCTCTAGATATAGATGAGACTATTGAAAAAATAAAAAGTGTAAGAAGAGATGCAAAAGAAAAGGTATTTGTAGTAAATGCAGTAAGAGCTTTGAAAAAAGTTACTCCAAGTGGAAATATAAGAGATATAGATCATGTAGTTCTAGTTGGAGGTTCAGCTTTAGACTTTGAAATTCCTCAAATGGTTACAGAAAAACTTTCATATTATGGAGTAGTAGCAGGAAGAGGAAATATCAGAGGAGTAGAAGGACCAAGAAATGCAGTTGCTACTGGACTAGCCTTGTCTTATGAGGAGGAATAG
- a CDS encoding EutN/CcmL family microcompartment protein, with the protein MFIAKVVGKIVSTTKDEGLNGKKILIVAPIDMNGQISGKELVSIDSVGAGIGDQVLVTEGSVSMYAFGEDRKVPIDSAIVAIIDTIEQS; encoded by the coding sequence ATGTTTATAGCAAAAGTAGTTGGAAAAATAGTATCTACCACAAAAGATGAAGGATTAAATGGAAAGAAAATTCTTATTGTTGCTCCAATAGATATGAATGGACAAATTTCAGGAAAAGAGTTAGTCAGTATAGATAGTGTTGGAGCAGGAATAGGGGATCAAGTTTTAGTAACTGAGGGAAGTGTATCTATGTATGCTTTTGGTGAAGATAGAAAAGTTCCAATTGATTCTGCTATTGTTGCAATAATAGATACTATAGAGCAAAGCTAG
- a CDS encoding glycerol dehydratase reactivase beta/small subunit family protein yields MVEELRRNIAKKEKVGINIFYSSKIEINEKLSNILWGIEEEEIPYILVPSDENDANILGYEASKESKLGVGIGISEKEVTLYQEKLKKDKPLFKYDVDSDVSILRAVGVNGARLIKGNPFIIPEMTGGR; encoded by the coding sequence ATGGTAGAGGAGTTAAGAAGAAATATAGCTAAAAAGGAAAAGGTTGGAATCAACATTTTTTATAGCTCTAAAATAGAAATAAATGAAAAATTAAGTAACATCCTCTGGGGAATTGAAGAGGAAGAGATACCATATATTTTAGTTCCTAGTGATGAAAATGATGCAAATATCTTAGGATATGAAGCTTCTAAAGAATCAAAATTAGGAGTTGGAATAGGTATTAGTGAAAAAGAGGTAACTCTATATCAAGAAAAATTAAAAAAAGACAAACCATTATTTAAATATGATGTAGATAGTGATGTGAGTATCCTTAGAGCTGTGGGGGTAAATGGAGCCAGACTCATAAAAGGAAATCCATTTATTATCCCAGAGATGACAGGAGGAAGATGA
- a CDS encoding BMC domain-containing protein, which yields MISSLGLIEVVGLVGAIEAADTAVKAANVRVIDYELTKGGGMVTVKIEGEVSAVKAAVDAAVMAAERLTTVVSQLVIARPSEEVAKMVEVEELVPEEETAPVVEEKAPEVIEKVEEKPVEEVVESADSIKKK from the coding sequence ATGATAAGTTCACTTGGATTGATAGAAGTAGTAGGATTAGTTGGTGCTATTGAAGCTGCCGACACAGCAGTAAAAGCTGCTAATGTAAGAGTCATAGATTATGAACTTACAAAAGGTGGTGGAATGGTAACTGTTAAAATCGAAGGTGAAGTTTCAGCAGTAAAAGCTGCAGTTGATGCAGCAGTAATGGCAGCAGAAAGATTGACAACAGTAGTTAGTCAATTAGTTATTGCAAGACCATCTGAAGAAGTAGCTAAAATGGTAGAAGTTGAAGAACTAGTGCCAGAAGAGGAAACAGCTCCAGTAGTTGAAGAAAAAGCACCAGAAGTAATTGAAAAAGTAGAAGAAAAACCAGTAGAAGAAGTAGTAGAAAGTGCTGATTCTATAAAAAAAAAATAA
- a CDS encoding flavoprotein gives MDFDKMVDYIVQEVLKRLEEQEAPTKKEKNRGLVIINGGTGNLEQIMLELKKISKEYDLEVVFSEAGKSVVGEERFSDFKVVSDFTIENSGKFLQDNDLIILPLLTKNSCAKIAVGIRDNAATYLISKALLAQKEIIAVYDSCIADNKTAYGNQINFNIEKLRSYGIIFVKSNELSDYVMNRRFKDIYSLKEKKIITADDIFDFHNKRIIISKNSIVTTLAKEKAENNGIVFEIAE, from the coding sequence ATGGATTTTGATAAAATGGTGGATTATATTGTTCAAGAGGTCTTAAAAAGATTGGAAGAGCAAGAAGCACCTACTAAAAAGGAAAAAAACAGAGGTTTGGTTATAATCAATGGAGGAACTGGAAACCTAGAACAGATTATGCTAGAACTAAAGAAAATTTCTAAAGAGTATGATTTAGAAGTTGTTTTTTCAGAAGCAGGAAAATCAGTTGTAGGAGAAGAAAGATTTTCAGATTTTAAGGTTGTATCAGACTTTACTATTGAAAATAGTGGAAAGTTTTTACAAGATAATGATCTAATAATTCTTCCATTATTAACAAAAAACAGCTGTGCAAAGATTGCTGTTGGAATTAGAGATAATGCAGCAACTTATCTTATTTCAAAAGCATTGTTAGCTCAGAAAGAGATAATTGCAGTGTATGATTCATGTATAGCAGATAATAAAACAGCTTATGGAAACCAAATTAACTTTAATATAGAAAAATTAAGAAGTTATGGAATAATTTTTGTAAAGAGCAATGAATTATCTGACTATGTTATGAATAGAAGATTTAAAGATATATATTCTTTAAAAGAAAAAAAGATAATCACTGCTGATGATATATTTGATTTTCATAATAAAAGAATCATAATATCAAAAAATAGTATTGTTACAACATTAGCAAAAGAAAAAGCAGAAAACAATGGTATTGTTTTTGAAATAGCTGAATAA
- the pduA gene encoding propanediol utilization microcompartment protein PduA — protein sequence MGNALGLIETKGLVGAIEAADAMTKSANVELVGYEKIGSGLVTVMVRGDVGAVKAAVDAGAAAAERVGEVKSIHVIPRPHADTEKLLPKLVK from the coding sequence ATGGGAAACGCATTAGGATTAATAGAAACTAAAGGACTTGTAGGAGCAATCGAAGCAGCAGATGCTATGACTAAATCAGCTAACGTAGAATTAGTAGGATATGAAAAAATAGGATCAGGATTAGTTACAGTAATGGTAAGAGGAGACGTTGGAGCAGTTAAAGCAGCAGTTGATGCAGGAGCAGCAGCAGCAGAAAGAGTTGGAGAAGTTAAATCTATCCATGTAATCCCTAGACCACATGCTGATACAGAAAAATTATTACCAAAATTAGTAAAATAG
- a CDS encoding phosphate propanoyltransferase, which translates to MKSMESILREVLQEIISDDVVVGVSNRHIHLSQDDLEILFGAGHTLTRMKDMKQPGQYAAEEKVTIVGPKGKFDGVRVLGPVRKETQVEISISDSFKLGIKAPVRESGKLEGTPGIKIIGPKGEVIKDKGVIVAGRHIHMPKFIADIRGYKDGDLVKVETSGERKTVFYNVLMRVGSNMAKEIHLDMDEANAAGLKNNDFVKIIRD; encoded by the coding sequence ATGAAATCAATGGAAAGCATTTTGAGAGAGGTGTTACAAGAGATAATATCTGATGATGTGGTGGTTGGGGTATCTAATAGACACATACACCTTTCTCAAGATGACCTTGAGATACTGTTTGGAGCTGGTCACACTTTAACAAGAATGAAAGATATGAAACAACCTGGACAATATGCAGCTGAAGAAAAGGTTACAATAGTTGGACCAAAAGGTAAGTTTGATGGTGTAAGAGTTCTTGGACCAGTTAGAAAAGAAACACAAGTTGAAATATCAATAAGTGATAGCTTTAAACTAGGGATAAAAGCTCCAGTTAGAGAATCAGGAAAATTAGAAGGAACTCCTGGAATAAAAATAATTGGACCAAAAGGTGAAGTTATTAAAGATAAAGGAGTTATAGTAGCAGGAAGACACATTCATATGCCTAAATTTATAGCTGATATTAGAGGTTATAAAGATGGAGATCTAGTGAAAGTGGAAACTTCTGGAGAGAGAAAAACAGTTTTCTATAATGTATTGATGAGAGTAGGTAGCAATATGGCTAAAGAAATCCATTTAGACATGGATGAAGCTAATGCTGCTGGATTAAAAAATAACGACTTTGTAAAAATAATAAGGGATTAA